A portion of the Equus quagga isolate Etosha38 chromosome 17, UCLA_HA_Equagga_1.0, whole genome shotgun sequence genome contains these proteins:
- the LOC124229445 gene encoding olfactory receptor 12-like yields the protein MPRHGDGNVSAAPFQEFVLEGFEGSLETQALLFAVFLALYLGTVLGNLTMIVVITQDARLHSPMYFFLKNLSFLDLCYSSVIAPNALANFFSSSKVITFEGCATQLFFFSLLVTTEGFLLGVMAYDRFMAICSPLRYPITMCPLACFRLVLGTYCGGCLNSIVQTSFTFSLPFCSSNHIDHFFCDVPPLLRLACTNTTLNKLVMFGICGLIIVSVTLVVLVSYGYITVTILRMQSAGGRHKVFSTCGSHMTAVTLFVGTVFVMYAQPGAVESMEQGKVVSVFYTLVIPMLNPLIYSLRNKDVKEALGRLSQKHTAT from the coding sequence ATGCCACGCCACGGAGATGGAAACGTCTCGGCGGCGCCTTTTCAGGAGTTTGTGTTGGAGGGGTTTGAGGGTAGCCTGGAGACCCAGGCCCTGCTCTTTGCTGTGTTCCTGGCCCTGTACCTGGGGACCGTCCTGGGGAACCTCACCATGATCGTGGTCATCACCCAGGATGCGCGTCTGCACTCCCCAATGTACTTCTTCCTCAAGAACCTCTCCTTCCTGGACCTGTGCTACTCATCGGTCATCGCCCCCAACGCCCTGGCCAACTTCTTCTCCTCGTCCAAGGTCATCACCTTTGAGGGCTGTGCCACCCagctcttcttcttctccctgctgGTCACCACTGAAGGTTTCCTCCTGGGtgtcatggcctatgaccgcttcATGGCCATCTGCAGCCCCCTGCGCTACCCCATCACCATGTGCCCCTTGGCTTGCTTCCGCCTGGTGCTGGGCACCTACTGTGGAGGCTGCCTCAACTCCATTGTGCAGACCAGCTTCACCTTCAGCCTCCCGTTCTGCAGCTCCAACCACATCGACCACTTCTTTTGTGATGTGCCCCCCCTGCTCCGACTGGCCTGCACCAACACAACCCTCAACAAGCTGGTCATGTTTGGCATCTGTGGGCTCATCATTGTGAGTGTGACATTGGTGGTCCTTGTCTCCTATGGCTACATCACAGTGACCATCCTGAGGATGCAATCAGCAGGTGGGAGACACAAGGTCTTCTCCACCTGTGGCTCCCACATGACTGCAGTGACTCTCTTTGTTGGGACTGTCTTTGTCATGTACGCCCAGCCGGGAGCTGTCGAGTCCATGGAACAGGGCAAGGTGGTCTCTGTCTTCTACACCCTGGTCATCCCGATGCTCAACCCCCTCATCTACAGTCTGCGGAACAAGGACGtgaaggaggccctggggagacTGAGCCAGAAACACACAGCCACGTGA
- the LOC124229446 gene encoding S-adenosylmethionine decarboxylase proenzyme-like, whose translation MEAAHFFKGTEKLLEVWFSRHQPDTNQGSGDLRTIPRYLYTLDFPESRVISQPARTLKILMSELDPAALDQFYVKDGITAKDVTRESGICDGIPGSVTDATMSNPCGYSMNGMKSDETYWTICITTEPEFSYVSFETNLRQTSYDDLIRKAVEVFKPGKFVTTLFVSQSSKCPMVLSSPQKIEGFKRLDCQSAIFNNYYFVFTSFAKKQQQQQS comes from the exons ATGGAAGCTGCACATTTTTTCAAAGGGACTGAGAAGCTGCTGGAGGTGTGGTTCTCCAGGCACCAACCTGACACAAACCAAGGATCTGGGGATCTCCGCACCATCCC TCGGTACTTGTATACTTTGGATTTCCCAGAGAGTCGGGTGATCAGTCAGCCAGCTCGAACCCTGAAAATCCTGATGAGCGAGCTTGACCCAGCAGCTCTGGACCAGTTCTACGTGAAAGATGGCATTACTGCAAAGGATGTCACTCGTGAGAGTGGAATTTGTGATGGGATACCAGGTTCTGTCACTGATGCCACAATGTCCAATCCTTGTGGGTATTCAATGAATGGAATGAAATCAGATGAAACTTATTGGACTATTTGCATCACTACAGAACCAGAATTTTCTTATGTTAGCTTTGAAACAAACTTACGTCAGACCTCCTACGATGACCTGATCAGGAAAGCTGTGGAAGTCTTCAAGCCAGGAAAATTTGTGACCACCCTGTTTGTAAGTCAGAGTTCTAAATGTCCCATGGTGCTTTCTTCACCCCAGAAGATTGAAGGTTTTAAACGTCTTGACTGCCAGAGTGCTATATTCAAtaattactattttgtttttaccAGTTTTGCTAAGAAGCAGcaacaacagcagagttga